A region from the Lepidochelys kempii isolate rLepKem1 chromosome 16, rLepKem1.hap2, whole genome shotgun sequence genome encodes:
- the LOC140899056 gene encoding ectonucleoside triphosphate diphosphohydrolase 8-like isoform X2, which produces MLKHLLGRDIRCLLAVAAASGIATLILILVQVKDVYLPARTKYGMVFDAGSLHTALYIYQWPADKENGTGIVSQAEACTVQGPGISSYADNPTRAGASLRACLDKAMTIIPVEQQRETPTYLGATAGMRLLREQNSTKADLVFAEVSKTIQQYPVDFRGARILTGNEEGSFGWITINYLLETLVKFSFTGTWIHPEAAAVVGALDLGGASTQITFHPGHAIEDNSTEVLFWLYGSSYSLYTHSYLCYGENQALKKLIASLRAENLTSQQISHPCYPKGYEENVTAAALYDSPCVPAPVAHDPSQILTVRGTGAPADCRSAIQKLFNFTACGANRTCGFNGVYQPPGHGQFFAFSGFYSVFHFLNLTSGQPLSDVSATIEQFCAKDWKELKMVCPGMNKTRLQDYCAASTYILTLLLQGYKFDNQTWSKIQFHRQVAAVDVGWSLGYMLNLTNTIPLEAPDQVKGQRPDLWAAAVLTTCLMLAMILWTGLALCYQRLFATYETML; this is translated from the exons ATGTTAAAGCACCTGTTAGGGCGGGATATCAGGTGTCTTCTTGCAGTGGCTGCAGCTTCAGGAATAGCTACCCTCATCCTCATCCTTGTTCAAGTGAAGGATGTTTATCTGCCTGCAAGAACCAAG TACGGGATGGTGTTTGACGCCGGCTCCTTGCACACGGCTCTCTACATCTACCAGTGGCCAGCGGATAAGGAGAACGGCACTGGCATTGTCAGCCAGGCTGAAGCCTGCACCGTGCAAG GACCTGGGATCTCCAGTTATGCTGACAACCCCACTCGGGCTGGAGCCAGCCTGAGGGCCTGTCTGGACAAGGCCATGACGATCATCCCTGTGGAGCAACAGAGAGAAACGCCCACCTACCTCGGTGCTACCGCAGGCATGCGGCTGCTGAG GGAGCAGAACAGCACAAAAGCCGACCTGGTCTTTGCAGAGGTCTCCAAGACCATCCAGCAGTACCCTGTAGATTTCCGTGGTGCTCGGATTCTCACTGGGAATGAGGAAGGATCCTTTGGCTGGATCACAATCAACTACCTGCTGGAGACACTCGTCAAG TTCTCCTTCACAGGGACGTGGATACACCCTGAGGCAGCTGCGGTTGTGGGAGCGCTGGACCTTGGAGGAGCCTCGACTCAGATAACCTTTCACCCTGGTCATGCCATTGAGGACAACAGCACCGAAGTCCTCTTCTGGCTGTACGGGAGCAGCTACTCGCTTTATACTCACAGCTACCTCTGCTATGGAGAAAACCAAGCCTTGAAGAAGTTGATTGCGTCCCTCAGAGCG GAGAACCTCACCTCTCAGCAGATCTCCCACCCGTGCTACCCCAAGGGATACGAGGAGAACGTCACTGCCGCTGCCCTGTATGACAGTCCCTGCGTCCCGGCACCAGTTGCACATGACCCCAGCCAGATCCTCACGGTGCGGGGGACAGGGGCCCCAGCGGACTGCAGGAGTGCCATCCAGAAACTCTTCAACTTCACAGCGTGTGGGGCCAACAGGACGTGCGGGTTCAACGGGGTCTACCAGCCGCCGGGGCATGGGCAGTTCTTT GCCTTTTCCGGGTTTTATTCCGTCTTCCACTTTCTGAACCTGACCAGCGGGCAGCCCCTGAGTGACGTTAGTGCCACCATCGAGCAATTCTGTGCTAAGGACTGGAAGGAG TTGAAAATGGTGTGTCCTGGCATGAACAAGACCCGCCTGCAGGATTACTGCGCTGCCAGCACCTACATTCTCACCCTCCTGCTGCAAGGCTACAAGTTTGACAACCAGACATGGAGCAAAATCCAGTTCCACCGGCAG GTGGCTGCTGTGGATGTGGGCTGGAGCCTCGGCTACATGTTGAACCTCACCAACACGATCCCTTTGGAGGCTCCCGACCAAGTGAAGGGGCAGCGGCCTGACCTGTGGGCAGCGGCCGTGCTCACTACCTGCCTCATGCTGGCCATGATCCTCTGGACAGGCCTGGCTCTGTGCTATCAGAGGCTCTTTGCCACCTATGAGACTATGCTGTAG
- the LOC140899056 gene encoding ectonucleoside triphosphate diphosphohydrolase 8-like isoform X1 yields MCLKIGAAMLKHLLGRDIRCLLAVAAASGIATLILILVQVKDVYLPARTKYGMVFDAGSLHTALYIYQWPADKENGTGIVSQAEACTVQGPGISSYADNPTRAGASLRACLDKAMTIIPVEQQRETPTYLGATAGMRLLREQNSTKADLVFAEVSKTIQQYPVDFRGARILTGNEEGSFGWITINYLLETLVKFSFTGTWIHPEAAAVVGALDLGGASTQITFHPGHAIEDNSTEVLFWLYGSSYSLYTHSYLCYGENQALKKLIASLRAENLTSQQISHPCYPKGYEENVTAAALYDSPCVPAPVAHDPSQILTVRGTGAPADCRSAIQKLFNFTACGANRTCGFNGVYQPPGHGQFFAFSGFYSVFHFLNLTSGQPLSDVSATIEQFCAKDWKELKMVCPGMNKTRLQDYCAASTYILTLLLQGYKFDNQTWSKIQFHRQVAAVDVGWSLGYMLNLTNTIPLEAPDQVKGQRPDLWAAAVLTTCLMLAMILWTGLALCYQRLFATYETML; encoded by the exons ATGTGTCTTAAG ATTGGCGCAGCAATGTTAAAGCACCTGTTAGGGCGGGATATCAGGTGTCTTCTTGCAGTGGCTGCAGCTTCAGGAATAGCTACCCTCATCCTCATCCTTGTTCAAGTGAAGGATGTTTATCTGCCTGCAAGAACCAAG TACGGGATGGTGTTTGACGCCGGCTCCTTGCACACGGCTCTCTACATCTACCAGTGGCCAGCGGATAAGGAGAACGGCACTGGCATTGTCAGCCAGGCTGAAGCCTGCACCGTGCAAG GACCTGGGATCTCCAGTTATGCTGACAACCCCACTCGGGCTGGAGCCAGCCTGAGGGCCTGTCTGGACAAGGCCATGACGATCATCCCTGTGGAGCAACAGAGAGAAACGCCCACCTACCTCGGTGCTACCGCAGGCATGCGGCTGCTGAG GGAGCAGAACAGCACAAAAGCCGACCTGGTCTTTGCAGAGGTCTCCAAGACCATCCAGCAGTACCCTGTAGATTTCCGTGGTGCTCGGATTCTCACTGGGAATGAGGAAGGATCCTTTGGCTGGATCACAATCAACTACCTGCTGGAGACACTCGTCAAG TTCTCCTTCACAGGGACGTGGATACACCCTGAGGCAGCTGCGGTTGTGGGAGCGCTGGACCTTGGAGGAGCCTCGACTCAGATAACCTTTCACCCTGGTCATGCCATTGAGGACAACAGCACCGAAGTCCTCTTCTGGCTGTACGGGAGCAGCTACTCGCTTTATACTCACAGCTACCTCTGCTATGGAGAAAACCAAGCCTTGAAGAAGTTGATTGCGTCCCTCAGAGCG GAGAACCTCACCTCTCAGCAGATCTCCCACCCGTGCTACCCCAAGGGATACGAGGAGAACGTCACTGCCGCTGCCCTGTATGACAGTCCCTGCGTCCCGGCACCAGTTGCACATGACCCCAGCCAGATCCTCACGGTGCGGGGGACAGGGGCCCCAGCGGACTGCAGGAGTGCCATCCAGAAACTCTTCAACTTCACAGCGTGTGGGGCCAACAGGACGTGCGGGTTCAACGGGGTCTACCAGCCGCCGGGGCATGGGCAGTTCTTT GCCTTTTCCGGGTTTTATTCCGTCTTCCACTTTCTGAACCTGACCAGCGGGCAGCCCCTGAGTGACGTTAGTGCCACCATCGAGCAATTCTGTGCTAAGGACTGGAAGGAG TTGAAAATGGTGTGTCCTGGCATGAACAAGACCCGCCTGCAGGATTACTGCGCTGCCAGCACCTACATTCTCACCCTCCTGCTGCAAGGCTACAAGTTTGACAACCAGACATGGAGCAAAATCCAGTTCCACCGGCAG GTGGCTGCTGTGGATGTGGGCTGGAGCCTCGGCTACATGTTGAACCTCACCAACACGATCCCTTTGGAGGCTCCCGACCAAGTGAAGGGGCAGCGGCCTGACCTGTGGGCAGCGGCCGTGCTCACTACCTGCCTCATGCTGGCCATGATCCTCTGGACAGGCCTGGCTCTGTGCTATCAGAGGCTCTTTGCCACCTATGAGACTATGCTGTAG
- the LOC140899056 gene encoding ectonucleoside triphosphate diphosphohydrolase 8-like isoform X3: MVFDAGSLHTALYIYQWPADKENGTGIVSQAEACTVQGPGISSYADNPTRAGASLRACLDKAMTIIPVEQQRETPTYLGATAGMRLLREQNSTKADLVFAEVSKTIQQYPVDFRGARILTGNEEGSFGWITINYLLETLVKFSFTGTWIHPEAAAVVGALDLGGASTQITFHPGHAIEDNSTEVLFWLYGSSYSLYTHSYLCYGENQALKKLIASLRAENLTSQQISHPCYPKGYEENVTAAALYDSPCVPAPVAHDPSQILTVRGTGAPADCRSAIQKLFNFTACGANRTCGFNGVYQPPGHGQFFAFSGFYSVFHFLNLTSGQPLSDVSATIEQFCAKDWKELKMVCPGMNKTRLQDYCAASTYILTLLLQGYKFDNQTWSKIQFHRQVAAVDVGWSLGYMLNLTNTIPLEAPDQVKGQRPDLWAAAVLTTCLMLAMILWTGLALCYQRLFATYETML, encoded by the exons ATGGTGTTTGACGCCGGCTCCTTGCACACGGCTCTCTACATCTACCAGTGGCCAGCGGATAAGGAGAACGGCACTGGCATTGTCAGCCAGGCTGAAGCCTGCACCGTGCAAG GACCTGGGATCTCCAGTTATGCTGACAACCCCACTCGGGCTGGAGCCAGCCTGAGGGCCTGTCTGGACAAGGCCATGACGATCATCCCTGTGGAGCAACAGAGAGAAACGCCCACCTACCTCGGTGCTACCGCAGGCATGCGGCTGCTGAG GGAGCAGAACAGCACAAAAGCCGACCTGGTCTTTGCAGAGGTCTCCAAGACCATCCAGCAGTACCCTGTAGATTTCCGTGGTGCTCGGATTCTCACTGGGAATGAGGAAGGATCCTTTGGCTGGATCACAATCAACTACCTGCTGGAGACACTCGTCAAG TTCTCCTTCACAGGGACGTGGATACACCCTGAGGCAGCTGCGGTTGTGGGAGCGCTGGACCTTGGAGGAGCCTCGACTCAGATAACCTTTCACCCTGGTCATGCCATTGAGGACAACAGCACCGAAGTCCTCTTCTGGCTGTACGGGAGCAGCTACTCGCTTTATACTCACAGCTACCTCTGCTATGGAGAAAACCAAGCCTTGAAGAAGTTGATTGCGTCCCTCAGAGCG GAGAACCTCACCTCTCAGCAGATCTCCCACCCGTGCTACCCCAAGGGATACGAGGAGAACGTCACTGCCGCTGCCCTGTATGACAGTCCCTGCGTCCCGGCACCAGTTGCACATGACCCCAGCCAGATCCTCACGGTGCGGGGGACAGGGGCCCCAGCGGACTGCAGGAGTGCCATCCAGAAACTCTTCAACTTCACAGCGTGTGGGGCCAACAGGACGTGCGGGTTCAACGGGGTCTACCAGCCGCCGGGGCATGGGCAGTTCTTT GCCTTTTCCGGGTTTTATTCCGTCTTCCACTTTCTGAACCTGACCAGCGGGCAGCCCCTGAGTGACGTTAGTGCCACCATCGAGCAATTCTGTGCTAAGGACTGGAAGGAG TTGAAAATGGTGTGTCCTGGCATGAACAAGACCCGCCTGCAGGATTACTGCGCTGCCAGCACCTACATTCTCACCCTCCTGCTGCAAGGCTACAAGTTTGACAACCAGACATGGAGCAAAATCCAGTTCCACCGGCAG GTGGCTGCTGTGGATGTGGGCTGGAGCCTCGGCTACATGTTGAACCTCACCAACACGATCCCTTTGGAGGCTCCCGACCAAGTGAAGGGGCAGCGGCCTGACCTGTGGGCAGCGGCCGTGCTCACTACCTGCCTCATGCTGGCCATGATCCTCTGGACAGGCCTGGCTCTGTGCTATCAGAGGCTCTTTGCCACCTATGAGACTATGCTGTAG